AGTGGTCGGCGTTTCCCGCAATATCGGAATCGCGTTAATTATCGGCTTGATATTTACGGCGATGTTCTTAATTTCCAACACCATTAAAATTACCATTTTTGCTAGAAGAAAAGAAATTGAAATTATGAAGCTTGTCGGCGCGACGAACTGGTTTATCCGCTGGCCGTTTTTCCTTGAAGGATTGCTGCTTGGCGTATTCGGCTCAGTGATTCCGATCGCACTGGTGCTGAGCACTTATCAATACGTCATCGGATGGGTCGTTCCGAAGGTTCAAGGATCATTTGTCTCTCTTCTTCCTTATAACCCATTTGTATTCCAAATATCGCTAGTGCTGGTTGCAATCGGCGCAGTTATTGGCGTATGGGGAAGTCTCACTTCCATCCGCAAGTTTTTGCGAGTATAAGAAAAAGCTGTCCCGCTTCCGGGGCGGCTTTTCTTTTGCCTTCTTTTTCTTCTATGATTACATGAAATCTCCATCCTTTACATATACTATCTCTAGGTTTTGAAAGAAACAGTCTGGCATACAGGAGGAGTATAGGATGAATCAAAAAATAATGGCTGTGATAGCAGCAGGAAGCATGCTCTTCGGAGGCGCCGGTGTATATGCCGGAATGAACCTGCTTGAGGTGGATAAGCCCCAGACTGCAGCAGTTCCTGCGACCGCACAAGCTGACTCTGAGCGGGATAAGGCCATGGACAAAATCGAAAAAGCGTATGAGTTAATTTCGAATGAGTACGTAGAAAAAGTTGATAGAGAAAAGCTGCTCGAGGGAGCCATTCAAGGAATGCTGTCTACGCTAAATGATCCTTATTCTGTCTATATGGACAAGCAGACGGCTAAGCAATTTTCTGATTCTCTTGATTCCTCGTTTGAAGGCATCGGTGCTGAGGTTGGTATGGAAGACGGCAAAATTATTATTGTTTCTCCATTTAAGCAATCGCCGGCGGAGAAAGCCGGACTCAAGCCCAATGATGAAATTATCAGCATCAATGGTGAATCAATGGCGGGCAAGGATTTAAACCAAGCTGTGCTCAAAATAAGAGGAAAGAAAGGCTCCAGTGTCTCTATGAAGGTGCAACGTCCGGGGACGAAGAAGCAGCTGTCATTCCGGATCAAGAGAGCTGAAATCCCGCTCGAAACGGTTTTTGCTTCAGAGAAAAAAGTGCAAGGGCATTCTGTCGGATATATCGCCATTTCTACTTTTTCTGAGCATACCGCGGAAGACTTTGCAAAAGCGCTGGGGGACCTTGAGAAAAAAGGAATTGAAGGCCTTGTCATTGATGTACGCGGAAACCCGGGCGGATACCTGCAAAGTGTGGAAGAAATTCTCAAACACTTCGTCACAAAGGATCATCCGTATATTCAGATTGCTGAACGGAATGGTGATAAAAAACGGTATTTTTCAACATTGACTCATAAAAAAGCGTATCCTGTCAATGTCATCACGGATAAAGGAAGTGCCTCCGCATCAGAAATTCTTGCCGGCGCATTAAAAGAAGCGGCGCATTATGATGTTGTAGGCGATACGTCTTTTGGTAAGGGAACGGTTCAGCAGGCTGTTCCGATGGGAGACGGCAGCAACATTAAATTAACCCTTTATAAGTGGCTGACGCCAAAGGGGAATTGGATTCATAAAAAAGGCATTGAGCCGACCATTGCCATTAAGCAGCCGGATTATTTTTCCGCTGGCCCCTTGCAGCTGAAGGAGCCGCTTAAAACGGATATGAACAATGAGGATGTCAAGCATGCTCAGGTTTTATTAAAAGGTCTCAGCTTTGATCCGGGACGTGAGGATGGCTATTTCAGCAAGGATATGAAAAAAGCGGTTATGGCTTTTCAGGAACAAAACAAGCTGGATAAAACGGGTGTCATCGACACTCACACCGCGGAGTCATTAAATCAGCAGATAGAAAAGAAAAAATTAGATGAAAAAAATGATTTGCAGCTCCAAACAGCGCTGAAATCATTATTTGTCAATTAAAGGAGATGGTGTTCCATCTCCTGTTTCTTTATACTTAATGAAAGACTGAACAAAAAGTCACAGAAAAAATGAAGTTTTAACAAGAAATTAAAAAAATTTTCACAAATAAACATTTATAAAGGACTTGAATTACCCGATATCAATATATGAGAGAGACTTTCTAACGAGTTAATATGCATTTAAAATGAAACTTTTGCAAGTTGCCTAGTCTTTGTTTACTTCATACAATATAAGAAGGTTCTAAAAAGAACAGTAATCAGGTTTATGGCAGCTGAACGACAGGTATTTAAAAAATAACGTTAGCGAGAATGCTTGTTTAGCACTCCAGTACTGCTGCTTATACTGGCCCGTGCTTATCTGTATAAAGAAAATGGGGGTTCACAA
The Bacillus vallismortis genome window above contains:
- the ctpB gene encoding carboxy-terminal processing protease CtpB, with translation MNQKIMAVIAAGSMLFGGAGVYAGMNLLEVDKPQTAAVPATAQADSERDKAMDKIEKAYELISNEYVEKVDREKLLEGAIQGMLSTLNDPYSVYMDKQTAKQFSDSLDSSFEGIGAEVGMEDGKIIIVSPFKQSPAEKAGLKPNDEIISINGESMAGKDLNQAVLKIRGKKGSSVSMKVQRPGTKKQLSFRIKRAEIPLETVFASEKKVQGHSVGYIAISTFSEHTAEDFAKALGDLEKKGIEGLVIDVRGNPGGYLQSVEEILKHFVTKDHPYIQIAERNGDKKRYFSTLTHKKAYPVNVITDKGSASASEILAGALKEAAHYDVVGDTSFGKGTVQQAVPMGDGSNIKLTLYKWLTPKGNWIHKKGIEPTIAIKQPDYFSAGPLQLKEPLKTDMNNEDVKHAQVLLKGLSFDPGREDGYFSKDMKKAVMAFQEQNKLDKTGVIDTHTAESLNQQIEKKKLDEKNDLQLQTALKSLFVN